Below is a genomic region from Biomphalaria glabrata chromosome 3, xgBioGlab47.1, whole genome shotgun sequence.
AagctctttcagaggccatcttcTTTTCTCTAAAAGTAAACTTAGCTTAACTCGTCGCGCTGTGTTGTCTCGCTACTCGGTACCTTTTAGACCTTTTCAAAGTACATCTCTAGAacatgattacattttttttccaacagtGGAAATCTCCAAATTAACCATTATCTCCCCATTTTTCAAaggttaaaaagaaaacttcaaAAGTATTTCACGAAAACTATGAGTAGAAAGGCtacgaaataaaatatttttggtaATAAGTTAATGTTAATGCACTAATAATGATAAAGacaacaatacttttttttttaaataggaaagATAAAAACTTAATGTGGGAGCCACGACACTACGGAGGATTGGATCGCATGTATTTCAGTCAACAACAAATCTGGGCGCCGACTGTGTACATCGTGGAGTCTCAAACCAAGGGCCCCACTTTGTTCAACCTTCCCACAAACCACTTAGTCGCTCCAGACGGTACGGTTATTTTTAGCTCTTCGGGAATATTGGAGACGTCGTGCAGCTTGGACATGACGTACTTCCCCTACGACTACCAATCCTGCAAATTTGGCTTCGGGGTACTGGACTCCTCAAAACGGGACATTAACCTAGTATCAGACCCCAGAGGCCCGCAAAAGGCGTCAGCTTTTGTTCCTGATGGAGAATGGAATATCCATGGGTTCTCAACAGCTGAGCACTCTTACGGAAGCAAAAACTACGAATTTCAGACATTGTATGTTATCATGAAGCTCCAGCGGCGTTCCACTTACTACGTTCTGAACGTCATCGTCCCAGCCGTGACCGTGTCCATGTTGAGCTTAATCACCTTCGCTGTCCCCGTGGAGAGCGGCGAGAGACTTGCCTACGCGCTGACCAACCTGCTGTCCCTGTCCGTGTACATCACCTACATCGGTAGTATTATCCCGTCCTCTTCCGTGGACCTGCCCATATTACTCCGATACCTGgtctctctcttcctcatcaGCTCCATGTGTGTGGTCATGACGGTTGTCGTCATCGCCATGCGCTGGAGCCGGGTGGTCTCCTCCTCGGACAACTACAAGTCCATCTTCATCTTCGGGCTCCTGCTGAACATCCGCAGGAGCGACAAAAGGTTCGGGACGCTCTGTCGCAGAAAGCGCATCGCATGTGTGGAGTACAAACTCCCAATACCGGCGGACGCTCCTGGTTTGAACTCTGTGGAACTACAAAATCTCTGGGACACTGTGAATGAAAAGTCGTTGGTCGACACGCCTGCATTGCTGAAAACTTCATCAGAGCTTCTTCACGGAACGAAGCCAGTCAACAAGGAAGTGATCAAAACGAGTCACCACAAAAAATCTCCGAGTTGTCACGAAGGAATGCACACATCCAACGATGACTGCATGCCGAAGAGAGGTCACGAGGCTTGTCCAAACTATGAGTTGCTGGAGGCCGACATGGATCCTGATGTTCTTCGGTTATGTTCCCGTGTAGATTTGTTTAGCTTTTTAGTTCTCTTTgctatatttcttataatgaCAATAGTATCATTTGTACAATTAAACAGTCAACACTAGACTGAAATGAGCATGTGAGCTTTAATTTGGCTTGTGCTCACCCAGTTAATTAGTTTTTCTCTCTTCATTATTTTAAGTATCGAACTTCGATTTATTTCTATTACatataactattttattgttCAAAGTGTTTATACCTTAGTTAATGATACAGTCTAGATAACACGAACTGATAATGAAgacatttcctgtttcttttcttcttctttcaaaCAATGTGTTTATATAAGTCTCTTTTGTTCATTGCAAACAATGTGTTTATATAAGTCTCTATAGTTCATTGTAAACAATGTGTTTATATAAGTCTCTTTTGTTCATTGCAAACAATGTGTTTATATAAGTCTCTATTGTTCATTGTAAGCAATGTGTTTATATAAGTCTCTTTTGTTCATTGCAAACAATGTGTTTATATAAGTCTCTTTTGTTCATTGCAAACAATGTGTTTATATAAGTCTCTATTGTTCATTGTAAGCAATGTGTTTATATAAGTCTCTTTTGTTCATTGTAAACAATGTATTTATATAAGTCTCTTTTGTTcattgcaaacatttttttttaagttaatcaTTCTTTTTCATAGTGGACAAAGAGGATTTATCCTTTGTCttcaaatctttttatttaaaaaaaaataagcccaATATTGATACCGAAAGAGAGAATAATAGATGAGTCGATCGAGCACACAATGATTCAATTTTGTCAGAATCTGCTTATCTGGGTCGCCATAACCAGGTTGCGAAACTAATTCATCCGCTCAAAGCAGTGGTCTCATTTACAGAGAAATACGCCTCCTGGCTACATATAGATCAAAATAGAACATGGTCTTCTAGTCAACCAATGTCACCTATTACTGGGATAGACCTACATTTACAGGTACTACTATCGACTGCTTATTGGCATTGAAAGTAGGCCTAACAttttaacaagttttttttgtttaaataacaattcctactttatgaagcttgtaataagaaataaaggaacactgaagagtaacctaaaacaaggctttattaaactagaacgacacatgaactgacgaaagagacttggacagtagcacactaaatcaatgttgtgaacacattctcacgacgttacacaaacataaacaaatagtaactatttcaccacattcaccccgcctagaattaaaatagcaagtatagtaatatagtaggccaatagcataaataaaagagaatgccagtgcctgtaatacaatagatcaataaatagtgtcgaaatattaatttctcttgtaaacaatagtgaatggtgatgcaaagaaacctaaaaaccagtatctgttgtatgacttataaacaattaatagtttctgttttaaatattaacaaatagtgtagtaagtagacatgtacgtaagtaagtgaacaagtaaactctagtatcagtagcaagagataaacaatgccagtttatgtagaacataAGTAGTGCAATAGAGgaacaactctagactctatagttcggtctggttcttctctctcttaggttgtaacggggttgactatcctgttctacagtttgggagtcactagtgagttcctgagcgtcaagtggggtattttcaagaggaagcgctcggaggtcctcagagcctaccaggggttctttcctttcttgtatcaccgtaggggtgttgactggtacttccgtgttttgagtttctggaagatattcattatcctcaccctgagggaagaacgaaggttcgcttgttgttgtggatggggagggggtgggagccaagcgtcttagagagaccgtctcctctttaccgctgggcaaccgTACCACGGCATATTGGGGGTTACACATCAGCAATTCGACTTCCTTCGTGAGAGGATCATACTTCGAAGATtggttctctcttctcagcaacattcgacctgggctagatagccaagtggggatagatatcccgaaggaggatttccggttgaaccggaaaactctctcatgtggagtttcgtttgttgccgtagatagtaattatctaatcgagtatagggcctggttcaagacaagctcccatctcgagatcgggagatcgaggtctttcagtgctaaagtaacagcgttccatagagttttgtttagtcgttcaatttgtccgttgcctgaaggattaaaagcggttgttctacttgtagctattcccctctcgtgcagaaaggattgcacctccctcgacataaaggacgtacctctgtcagaatggacgtactctggcatcccaactaaggaaaacagctgatttaaacactttatgacagtagatgaggacatatcgggacatgggtaggcaaatgggaagcgtgagtattcatccaccattgttaataagtatttgttgtgagtagcagatgggagtggccccttaaaatcgatgcttactctctgaaatggttgggtagccttgatgagggtgcctgaagactgtttgaagaatctaggcttcagttcagcgcaagttttacattggtttaccactttgcggacgtcctcgcaggaaaaaggtaagttcttagtccgaacgaaatggaggagtctcgtgacccctgggtgacagaggttgttgtgtaacagtttgaggtcttctccagtcattgctgacgcaaagtggtttcttgaaaaggtatccgccgcagcgttttgtttcccgggtcgatatacgacgtcatattggaaacaactaagCTCCATTCGCcatctttgtatcttttcgtttttgatcttgcccttgttttgctggtcaaacataaaagacactgagcgttgatctgtaaccaatgtgaagggtctactgataaggtaatgttgccattttctcagggcttctacgatagcgtatgcttccttttcgactgctgagtgtctgcgttcgctattagtgagtgttcttgaaaagaaggcgACAGGACGGCCGTCTTGATTAAGAGTGGCGGCAATCGCGATGTCGGAGGCATCTGTTTCGACTGTTAGTGGTCGATTATAATCTATCGTCGACACAGCAGCgttttcaagttcaagttttagctgtttaaaatCTTCCTGTACTTGTTCAGGGGGGAGGAAAGGCTTTGTTGTTCaccaataaatggatcttgctggagaaatttgggatccattgagaataataggacagtagtccaatcacccgcttttgtgatttcatgtcttgtggtggaggtagatttctcaatgcttgaaatctttcggggtctggtcttaattgcccttgtgagatttcgtagcctaggaggcatactttattagtcgcaatagcacttttatcattgttgaaggtgataccgtactttttagcggcattgagaaatctctgtagattctggtcgtggctaatggagtcaagtccgcagatggtaacgttatccacgtaagcgaacgtgtcctgtagccctgcctcctcaattattgtgttgatcgtcctttgaaatgcagcgactccgtttgtcactccaaaaggaatgcggcaaaactgataaagctttCCGCCAGCCTCGAACGCCGTGTACTGCTTTTCATCATCCCTGGTCGTCGTATCTGGTGGTAAGCGCTTTTGAGGTCAAATGTActgtacattgagtatttagatatttcctgcaccagttcatccacttttggcacgggatacgcgtcgaggtaagtgaatcgattgatggtttggctatagtcgataaccattctctttttgtgcctttcattcgttgttacaattatctgggctcgccacggggacgtggaaggctcaataattttgtcagatagaagtctcttgatttcagtttgaatgaatttggagtcaggcatagaatgttttctagatttagtggctatGGGGTGGCAGTTAGGAGCAAGATTAGCGAAGAGGCGAGGGGCTTCAACTCGTGCAGCTTTCAGCCTACAGACCTGGAGAGTGCTTCGTTTTCCCTCAAATTGGATCATCAGTTTTTCTTTctggctgatgaaatctagccctaagattacatcagatactagtccatctagtagtgagagcttaacactttcatattgttcctctttgtactttattttagcgaaaatatgtccgtgagtagtgcgagaaagatgtgtagaggccatgtagattctgtttctggacgtttctaatttccatttgtaccttttagcaattgaagaagatatatagctttcactgctccccgtatctacgagagccttcaatggtactccattgacgagtattgaaatagtagatttagtaagaccggacgctggtgtcgatgcccaggaagatccaacggttgtagtccgagacgtctcatcatctgctttcactatggctGAGGTTGTAGATTTGAGTGTCTGTCTAGTCGATTtacagactttctggaaatggcccctcttaccgcacaagttgcatgtagcgtcacgggccggacatctaaagcgttgatgtgggctgtttccacaaaagaaacatcttttactagtcgccgcactcacctcgtgttctacttttgtcgttggagaaaggctctccacgtcggcgctagctccacagggagtttcagaatagatgttatacgccatggcatggttatgggcatattcaagttgtcttgcctcttcataggcgcactgtagagttagagtagatttctctaagagtcgcagccttatgctgtttgaagccagtccagtaatgaaggcgtctcttacgaagatatctctgtgttcttcagcggtgacggctttgaagtcacagtctttggccatacttttaagcttaagtaggaaggagtcaacggtttgtccgttctcttgtcgacaaagagttatgtgccgtgcaaaaatttcgcttttaggcttcacgtagacattttgtagaactttgattgattcttcgaacgtggtacactcacttatgtactgaaatacgctcgaagaaacgtagttttcaagtaatttctttttgtcaatctcgcagtgagagactgaggagatgaaattctcaaatgttctgagccagtgcagccaattctcggcagccgatggcgagctaggctctatgtctagctcttttggcctaaatagacgttccatttgtattactacttttacttacagactgagaatagtgttgaacgaaaatccgaaaaagatacgtgaggcacatagatccatggaattgaaaatttctagtttaataaattgtaataagaaataaaggaacactgaagattaacctaaaaaaaggctttattaaactagaacgacacatgaactgacgaaagagacttggactgtagcacactagatcaatgttgtgaacacattctcacgacgttacacaaacataaacaaatagtaactatttcaccacaaagCTGATTAGTTTTTGTAAGTGCAAttattttactcttaataactaatcaacgattgtttttttttaatttacccctccccaacccccccccctccccgattAAGTGAATGTCTAGATGTATCTACACTTCTAGGCCTTTAGATCCAGACTTCGAAGACGGTGAGCGACATTTTGGGAACGTccatttatttaactcttgaaTGAATTCATGTGGGAATACCAGCtgctgtatttgtgtgtgtcctatgttcaagatatagattgtctagaccagtggttcccaaactatTTTGTCTCgaagaccccttgccatgttttctggttatcggtagaccccctgcttaactttcaaatttttgcaaattcaactttttttttttaaactaatttctatctgtacaaaaagtaaagttcccctcagaccttgtggtcgatagagcagatgatgtaaaggtcatctgtttctgtggcctacgattatcgagggtgtcatgtggccagcacaacgaccaacagccattactttccccaactaatgtcaggtactaattagagttgggtggcctcagaggcgcccaaaaaaagatcccgaaattgaaaatccaagtcttcaacaggattcaaactcgggacccccggttcagaaaccaagcactttaccactcagccaaaacgcctcctaatttctatctgtagagagttgaaaagtgaaaaagtaatttaaagctacatattagagattttagagatctctcttttttattgataaaattcaaaaccaattaaaatagcaatatgtattgctggaatctccaaacacaatggccttaagtatcattgtaagagttttcgcaaagagcagtttctcgtgtatttgttGACGTTTCACGAGTTGCTCAAATATTGTGTCCTCGCGAAGATGTTATCACTATCGGGAGAAAGAGCGAAGGCGAGTGACtgtcgcctaaaccagtaagcttcgagcatgaagggctcattagtcttggctggctacccacctagcagaagtaaaactgaattcaaaactctcctgtcttgcaactcaaacatgggaaaggttttgtgggttaacctgaggaaaaataaagaGCCGGCGACCAtaatgcagtttgcagcacacaccaCTACATCCTGTCAGGACCTGTGacgcttttaattttataactcatgccaccgaagcaaccttgaactgtattgttgcttaaagaaattcttttaataat
It encodes:
- the LOC106052540 gene encoding acetylcholine receptor subunit alpha-L1-like, producing MSSKALVWFQLLCQTILMTGSVLSMESNATEFDFLRLHQVLLTNYSRHMRPLSNQSASITVSLKFDLLSVSDIDDVKQRISVLAVVSVHWKDKNLMWEPRHYGGLDRMYFSQQQIWAPTVYIVESQTKGPTLFNLPTNHLVAPDGTVIFSSSGILETSCSLDMTYFPYDYQSCKFGFGVLDSSKRDINLVSDPRGPQKASAFVPDGEWNIHGFSTAEHSYGSKNYEFQTLYVIMKLQRRSTYYVLNVIVPAVTVSMLSLITFAVPVESGERLAYALTNLLSLSVYITYIGSIIPSSSVDLPILLRYLVSLFLISSMCVVMTVVVIAMRWSRVVSSSDNYKSIFIFGLLLNIRRSDKRFGTLCRRKRIACVEYKLPIPADAPGLNSVELQNLWDTVNEKSLVDTPALLKTSSELLHGTKPVNKEVIKTSHHKKSPSCHEGMHTSNDDCMPKRGHEACPNYELLEADMDPDVLRLCSRVDLFSFLVLFAIFLIMTIVSFVQLNSQH